CGGTAGTAGCCGCGCTTGATGCACAGCCCGGGCAAAGGGATCTGACGTATCTCGCCACGCTCCAAAGCCCCTGCAACCGCAAGCCTTGAGGTCACGGAAACACCCAACCCCGCCTTGACGCATTGCAGGACAGCCAGGGTGGAATGCACAAGGATGCTGACCCGCAGTTCCCGGATGTCCATGCCCTGCCCGCGCAAGGCGTTCTCGAAGGCCAGCCGCGTTCCCGAACCCTGCTCACGTAAAACCCACGGCAATTTGCGCAGAGAATCAGGATCGAAAACGCCGCCTTCCGTCTCCACAAGCGGGTTCGTCGGATCTGGTGGGGCAATGCCGATCAGTTCATCATCCATGAGTTGCTCACAGGCCAAATCAGGATGATCCGAAGGCGCCCCAACCAATCCGAGACTTAAGTTTCCCTCGATGACCCGCTCAATGATCTCCTGGGTGTCTCCAATGACCAGATCGATGGTCACCTCGGGATATTTGGCCCGAAATGCCGCTATCCTTTCGGGGAGGATATAATGGGCGGGAATGGTGCTGCCCCCGATGGAGAGCTCCCCGGAAACACGCTGGGTCAGGGCCAGGATCTCGGTGCGGGCGTTCTCCAGACGATCAAAGGCGTCCAGGGAATGCTGATACAAAATGCGGGCCGCCGGAGTGGGCAGCACGGTCCTGCCAAGCCGGTCGAAGAGCCTGGTGCCCAGTTCGCTCTCCAAAGCCATGACATGGGCGCTGACCGTCGGCTGGGACAACAAAAGCTCCTCCCCGGCCCGGGAGAAGCTTTTAAGCTCATAGACCTTGCAAAAGGCCTGAAGACGTCTGATATCCATAAAATCTATACCATATATCGGGACAAGCTATGCACATGAATAAAAAAAAGCAGGGCCGAAACCCTGCTTTTTTTGTGCAAGATTAGGCTTCTACCGGGGCTTTGGCCTCTGAAGCGGGAGCGCTCTTCGTGTCCGCCGAAGCGGTGGTGGCGGTTTTGCCCGCGTCAGATGCGCCGGAACGCTGGGTCAGTTCAATGATGGCCAACGGAGCGCAGTCTCCGGCCCGAGGCAATCCGAGCTTCACCACCCGGGTGTACCCGCCATGGATGCCCACGAAGCGCGGTCCAATCTCATTGAAGAGCTTGGCCACGAGCTGGTGGTTTTCCAAAACCTTGTAGGCCAGACGCCGGGCATGCACGGTGTCGGACTGGGTCAGGGCGATCAGGCCTTCAACAACGCTGCGCAGTTCCTTGGCCTTGGGCTCGGTGGTGCGGATGCGTTCGAAGGTCAGGAGGGACCGGGCCATATTCCGAAAAAGGGCCTTGCGATGCGAGGCATTTCTGCCAAGCTGACGGCCGGATTTATTATGCCTCATCGACTTGCTTCCTCTTCAACCATTCCTGGTATTTCTGCTCAAAATTGTCGAGTTTCATGCCAAACTCAAGCCCCATGTCCTCAAGGACGCGCCGAATCTCCTCAAGAGACTTCTTGCCGAAGTTTTTGGTCTTGAGCATCTCCCCTTCGGAGCGCTGCATCAGTTCGCCAACAAGGGTGATATTGGCGCTTTTAAGGCAGTTTGTGGCCCGAACGGACAATTCAAGCTCGTCAATGCTTTTGAACAGATTCGGATTGAGCTCGATGTCATTGGCGCGGCGGGCGCTTTCGGCCTCGGATTCATTTTCGTTGAAGTTGATGAACACCGTGAGTTGCTCTTTGAGAATTTTGGCGCTGTAGGACACGGCGTCGTCAGGAGAGACGGAGCCGTCGGTCCACACGTCCAAAATGAGCTTGTCATAGTTGGTCATCTGGCCAACGCGGGCCTGGTCCACGGTGTAGGCCACCTTCTTGACCGGCGTGTAGCTGGCGTCAAGAAGGATGAGGCCGATTTCGTTCTCCAGTCCCTCGTGCATGTCGGCAGGGACGTATCCCTTGCCCATGCGCACGTCAAACTCCATGCGCAACTCGCGATTTTCGGACAACGTACAAATGTGCTGTTCGGGATCAAGCACCGTGACGTGCTGGTTTTCCTTGATGGCCGCAGCCGTGACCGCGCCCTCGGTGTTCGCCGAGAGAACCAGGCGCTGGGCGACGTCCGTGGTCATGGCCAGGCGGATCTGCTTCAGATTGAGCACGATATCGGTGACGTCTTCAATCACGCCGGGAATGGTGGTGAATTCGTGCTGCACGCCTTCGATCCTGGCGGCCACAATGGACGCGCCCTGAAGCGAGGACAGAAGCACCCGGCGAAGCGCGTTTCCGAGCGTGGTTCCGAAACCGCGCTCCAAGGGCTCGCAGATGAAGCGGCCGTAATTGGAACTGGGGTTCAAGTCACGCACGAGCTTCTCGGGCTTGACAAGTTCGGCCCAGTTGCGGGTGTTGATCAGCCTGTCGCCGTTTCGGATGAGCATGTTCGACACCTTGCAAGGCGCAAAGCGCGCCTTTTACTTAGAGTACAGCTCGACGATGAGCTGTTCGTTGATGGGGAACTGAATGTCTTCCCGGGTAGGCATGGCGTTGACTTTGCCCTTGAGATTCTCGCCGTCCACCTCGAGCCAAGCCGGGCATCCGCGACGGGCGATGACCTGCTGGGCTTCCTTGATGATGGGGGAATTGCGATTCTGTTCCCTGACGCCGACCTGATCGCCAGCCTTCACCTGAATGGACGGCACGGTGACCCGGCGCCCATTGAGGGTGAAAATGCCATGGCGCACAAGCTGCCGGGCCTGATTGCGGGAGTTGGCGAAGCCCATGCGGTAGATGACATTGTCCATGCGCCGTTCAAGAAAAATGAGCAGATTGTCGCCGGTGACGCCCTTTTTCAAGTCCGCGCGCTGAAAATACGCCCGGAACTGCTCTTCAAGAATGCCATACATGCGGCGGACTTTTTGCTTCTCGCGAAGCTGCACCGCGTAGTCGCTCATTTTCTTACGAATACGGCCATGCTGTCCGGGGGCATAAGGACGACGCTCATAGGCGCACTTGTCGGTGAAGCACCGGTCGCCTTTCAGAAAAAGCTTGGCGCCCTCACGACGGCACAGGCGGCATTTCGCTCCAGTATAACGTGCCAAGGGTTACCTCCTGATAAGTACCTGCGGGTCCCGTCCCGGCTCGGGGACGTGTCGCGGCCGCCTGTGGCGGCCGTCATGGGACCGTGGAATGGTTTTCGCGCGAAACGTCGACCCTAGACCCTGCGCCGTTTGGGAGGACGGCAGCCATTGTGCGGGATGGGGGTGATGTCACGAATGAAGCTGACCTTGAACCCGGCGTTGTTGATGGCCCGCATGGCGGCCTCGCGTCCGGACCCGGGCCCCTTGACCAGGATGCCCACGGTGCGCATGCCGTGTTCCTGAGCCTTGCGGGCCGCATTCTCAGCGGCGATCTGGGCCGCGAAAGGGGTGGACTTGCGCGATCCCTTGAAGCCCGCATTTCCCGAGGTGGCCCAACTGACCACATTCCCCCGCGGATCCGTGAAGGTAATGATGGTGTTGTTGAAGGTCGCCTGGATATGGGCAACCCCGGAGGGGATGTTCTTTTTTTCTTTCTTGCCTACGCGGCGAGGTTTAGCCATTTCGCTTGCTCCAAGGGAAGTTTGGCGCCGCATCCGGAGTTCCCGGACATCTGGTCACCTGGATTTTACGATTACTTCTTCTTCTTGCTCATGACCGAGCGGCGCGGTCCCTTGCGGGTGCGAGAATTGGTGTGGGTCCGCTGGCCACGCACGGGCAACCCGCGACGATGGCGCAACCCGCGATAGCATCCGATGTCCATGAGCCGCTTGATGTTGGCGGTCACGTCACGGCGCAGGTCACCCTCAACCTTGACATTCTGCTCGATTTCCTTGCGGATGTTGTTGGTTTCCTCGGCGCTCAGATCGTCGCTGGAC
Above is a genomic segment from Desulfolutivibrio sulfodismutans DSM 3696 containing:
- a CDS encoding selenium metabolism-associated LysR family transcriptional regulator, with the protein product MDIRRLQAFCKVYELKSFSRAGEELLLSQPTVSAHVMALESELGTRLFDRLGRTVLPTPAARILYQHSLDAFDRLENARTEILALTQRVSGELSIGGSTIPAHYILPERIAAFRAKYPEVTIDLVIGDTQEIIERVIEGNLSLGLVGAPSDHPDLACEQLMDDELIGIAPPDPTNPLVETEGGVFDPDSLRKLPWVLREQGSGTRLAFENALRGQGMDIRELRVSILVHSTLAVLQCVKAGLGVSVTSRLAVAGALERGEIRQIPLPGLCIKRGYYRVHHAKRHVFPAMRRFLEVLSVR
- the rplQ gene encoding 50S ribosomal protein L17, encoding MRHNKSGRQLGRNASHRKALFRNMARSLLTFERIRTTEPKAKELRSVVEGLIALTQSDTVHARRLAYKVLENHQLVAKLFNEIGPRFVGIHGGYTRVVKLGLPRAGDCAPLAIIELTQRSGASDAGKTATTASADTKSAPASEAKAPVEA
- a CDS encoding DNA-directed RNA polymerase subunit alpha — protein: MLIRNGDRLINTRNWAELVKPEKLVRDLNPSSNYGRFICEPLERGFGTTLGNALRRVLLSSLQGASIVAARIEGVQHEFTTIPGVIEDVTDIVLNLKQIRLAMTTDVAQRLVLSANTEGAVTAAAIKENQHVTVLDPEQHICTLSENRELRMEFDVRMGKGYVPADMHEGLENEIGLILLDASYTPVKKVAYTVDQARVGQMTNYDKLILDVWTDGSVSPDDAVSYSAKILKEQLTVFINFNENESEAESARRANDIELNPNLFKSIDELELSVRATNCLKSANITLVGELMQRSEGEMLKTKNFGKKSLEEIRRVLEDMGLEFGMKLDNFEQKYQEWLKRKQVDEA
- the rpsD gene encoding 30S ribosomal protein S4 yields the protein MARYTGAKCRLCRREGAKLFLKGDRCFTDKCAYERRPYAPGQHGRIRKKMSDYAVQLREKQKVRRMYGILEEQFRAYFQRADLKKGVTGDNLLIFLERRMDNVIYRMGFANSRNQARQLVRHGIFTLNGRRVTVPSIQVKAGDQVGVREQNRNSPIIKEAQQVIARRGCPAWLEVDGENLKGKVNAMPTREDIQFPINEQLIVELYSK
- the rpsK gene encoding 30S ribosomal protein S11 — its product is MAKPRRVGKKEKKNIPSGVAHIQATFNNTIITFTDPRGNVVSWATSGNAGFKGSRKSTPFAAQIAAENAARKAQEHGMRTVGILVKGPGSGREAAMRAINNAGFKVSFIRDITPIPHNGCRPPKRRRV
- the rpsM gene encoding 30S ribosomal protein S13; translation: MARIAGVDLPRSKRMDIALTYIFGIGRATALRILDATGVDWTKSSDDLSAEETNNIRKEIEQNVKVEGDLRRDVTANIKRLMDIGCYRGLRHRRGLPVRGQRTHTNSRTRKGPRRSVMSKKKK